The sequence below is a genomic window from Theobroma cacao cultivar B97-61/B2 chromosome 6, Criollo_cocoa_genome_V2, whole genome shotgun sequence.
GAGGATGTAAATGGTACAAGTATCACTTCTAATTTCTCTAAGTccaaattttaactaaatttaaagttttatgttatttaagACAAAATGTGGAATCGTCATCCTATTTTTATATCGAAATTGAGTATCGGTTATATAGGTTTTAAGGTTGCAAGTACATTGTACTAAAGATGGCAATGGGTACCTGGTTATAGAATACTTACAAATACTCAACCTGATTATATAAAGTTAAAGTACTCTATAATCTAGTTTGGAACGGGTTTAGACAGTGATTTTACTACTCGTATCGAGTTCGGGTAGAGTTCGAGTATCACCCCTTCGGTACCCGTTATCTCGAAACCGATTACtacttataaatatttttattattattttaataattaaattaaaattttataaattttattaactttacaattaatttttttatctaatcgGGTATTTAAACAAGTTAGGGTAATTATAAGGTAGTGAGAATGTATTAGAATTAAGATTAgggtagtaatttttaaaattatttgagtAGTTAATTGGAttagagtatttaatttttaataaattaagattCGGGTACCTTGAAATTAATGAACATCTTACTCATTGACATCCCTAATTGCTACATGAAAACTTAGATCAAAGACTTAGGTaccaagcaaaaaaaaaagaaaactaaagatTCTAGCCCCATCTAAAATAATAGAGCTTTTACTATTTCACTTTGGATTGACGCAATTAggaatcaaaatcaaaaagcACATCTCACATTTCCTTAGTATGTCATGCAATTATGAATAAATAGTATCTCATAGTATCATGCATGCATCTAAAATGATATTGTGAGCCGACAATCTTGGATGACTTTATTGACCATTAGAAtgaggcaaaaaaaaaaataaaatatgttattAAACATTAAATAGTTAGCTatactaataaaaataattgaaaaaaaatccaaatataCAAATTGGACATGGcatacaaaattataaaaatattcttagAGTTGCATGGCATACCAGAAAGCAAAAATGTCCTTTGAATTTGACAGCATATTTGATGATATTCCTAAATATATATGACATAATGAGATCATTACTAGAACTACATGACATAGCATAGATGTTTCTCGAACTACATGACATGGTAAGTATAGACATTTCCTAAACTACATGGCATAGTACAGACATTTCCTAAATTATATGGCATATTTTATGTCATGGCATAAAACTTTGATACCAACATTATTAAAAtagcctttaaaaaaaaaacattattaaaaataacCCCATTACCATACAGTCTATATGATATCCTATTCATATGGCATACCATTATTATAGTGGTCCTAACCacaatatgtttttttttttttaatgcctAACCTTATTACGATGTTATGCAAACTATCTTTTATGTGATAAATGATCATATGAACATATTGTATCCTAGATTTTCATGATATGGTGTGGATGTTGTTACTAGGATGAATATGCTAATGTTATGAATTTTACATTAATAATAGATAAAGTAGATTTTGtgttaataaataatgatcATTTTCTAACTAACACGTATATCTTTCAAATTGAAATCATGAATCTATGACAAATGATATCAAAATAAATCCAAATAAATTTATGTGATATTCTCACGAGAGGTACCGAAAtctcatataaataaaagataaagtgAAGTATTCTTCCACGTAACGGGTACGTCTTTTGGATTGAAAAACTAGATTCATAACACAACAAATTAACCCCTTATCAAAGATCATTCCACTtgtatattttgaattaaagaaACAATTCATAAACTAGTAATTCGAAGGATGAAAGAGATTCTTTGGTGCCCATCCTCCACCCTTACATATACAAATTCTCCATACAAACCCTTTGAGCCTATACACTTAAGCCTTCtcttcaccaagcttttagaCTTTAATACATTGTGCACCATCTTAGCTCACTGTAGCTTCATCctgtttttttattagatcatcaattttattgaaaaaaaaaggaaaagaagaaaatgttgGAGGattaaatattctttattGTCAAAGGACAAGTTGCAACATGTGCACAATACATTAGCcttgataaatattattttaaatttattctttttgttttcattactattatatataatattattcaattaaaagttatttGGAAGAAAAGGTGACCCATTAATTGGGGTGAACAATTAAATGATTTGACGGTTTGTCGTACTTAAAGATTAAGTGgatcaatatttttaaaaaatcaatcaaaaccaattaaatataaaaaaaaatcgaatTGACCAAACATATAATTGATTCAGTCAATTCAATTTTAGATGAAAAggatcaaaatttattttatttttgtaaattacaatattaaaatttataaactttattCATAATCGtataatatgaaataaaatttaataataaaaaaatatattttatataaatttaaaaataatatatataatattaatttgatcTTTTAGTTAGTATGGttcaaaaagtttaaaatcaaaaatcgatcaaataaatcaattgtaTTAAACTCTTTAAATCAATAAACTCAATAAATCAATTAAACCGAACCATTTTACCTAAATTACATTCAATTTGATTATATCATTAATCTAGACCAATTTTGCTTCCATTACCCGTTAGAGACTTAGCTAATCCCCACTTGCAACAAAGAAATACAAAGAAGATCCTGGCTTACCAGATAAATACTAGAATTCCAACAAACGCCATTTCTGTAGACCTGCCAAGAAAAATGCTCAAAGTTCCAAATGACAAGCTCAACAACACAAATCGATGTTCGCTGAGTTTCAAAGATTGGGAAGGTACAAATCAACTCTTGCtaattcaaatataataataaaacaactctTTCAATCGTGTTAAGACAATAACAATATTACATGACAATGAAAGATTGGTACACCATATCGGCAACTTCTTTTAAGGTGATATATACTTTTTAAGTTTCACTTTTATCAATCACAAAAGGCAAAGGATACAAAACACTATTTaagggagattgttggctacACAGATATGATTACAACTTCAAAGCAGCAATTGCTTCAGGTTTAAAATCAACCCTTAGACTCAAAACTCTCCTAACCTCAGCAGGGGTCAATCTCCAGGTCATAGGTCCAGAGTTCTCACCCCAGAAATCCAGGATCTCTGAAACCTTTTCCAAGTTGAGGATGGTTGCCATTTGAGTCAGACGAGCAAATTTGTCTCTCACAGTCCTCTGCGTCATCCCAGAGAAATGGCTCACCAAAGCTCTTGTATCTCTGTCAAGCTGAAGGCCTCCAAGCTGACTAAACCTTTTCTGCATCATAATCACTTCCAGCCTCTTCACAATGAAGTCGATCACCAAATGAACAAATGAATCATAGTTGTTAGCAGTCATTAGGGATTGAAGCCAAGCCACATTGATTTCAACAGCATGGAGAAGCCTCTGTACCCATGGATCGTTCACCTCATTATCAGCATATTCAGACTCTGATAGTTCATAGCTGATGGTTGCTACACTGTCTAATACAGGACGGATTCGAGGTGTCACAGTTGTGACAAGTTGTTCCATACCAGCATTCAGGGCTTGCTTGAAAGTGTTGCTCAAGTCAGCCAACTCAGACAAACAAGATTTCACCTTTTCCCTCTCAGCTGGTGCAGGAAACACCTGAAGAGAATGAACACTGCATATTTAACACTCGGATAACAGGATATGTACAGCAAACAGGTTACAACACATATGCACCAGCAGGAGAAGCCAAGTCGAGTGTACTAGCAGCAGTAAATACTATTACAGAAATTTACACACTACTATCGCATGAGTGGCCAAGAAAGCCAAggaaattattaaaagaagCTTTAGGTTTTAaacagaaaatgaaaaagcaaaCAGGCAttgtaaaatgaaaataatttttttttttcaaaaaaggaACAAAGGACAACGAGTTTTAGCAGAGTGCAGTAGTTATTAAGAGTATGAAATACTTATGGGAAAAGAGAGCCAAATTCTTTTATGACAAACCCTGAATTAATCATGAGAAAGTATTACAGTAACCAGACAACCCTTATCATGTTATAGTGATTACTTTTAGTACAATAAAATGAATACAAGTTCTAGCTTAGCTAGAAATAAGACCAATCTGAATACCTCTATTCCCAAATTAAACATAAGGACTGCAGGACTGCAGGACTATCAAATAGGGTTGATCAATCACTTGGATAGTTATTTACGGTAACTTGTTCAATAATTATAGATCCAATGTTGTCTCTTTGTGGGTATTAGGTTGTCTTCTAAGAAAATTTTCTCTAGAAACTAAAAAGGGGAAAAGGGAAAACCCGTGACAGGAGAAAGCAGCACTCAAAGTCCGCTAATGTCATGAGGGACCGCTAAACTGCTTATTGCAGCCGTTCATGCCACTAAGTATGTGATTCAATTTCATAGAGAAATGGTGACTAAAAACAGATGCAGAGGCTGCCACTACTGCGAAATAGGTAATAGCCTGGTTAAAACTATAGATAGTACCTTTGATGATTGAGATATTGAGAATTTCTTCAGACTACCAAACTTGAGAATTGCACTTTGTAGTTGACTGAGATATTTCAAAAATGTGTTCCAGAGTTGAGTAATAGAATTGAAATCTTAATTAGTTTTCTCCAATAGTGTTTAGAAACCTTCTATATTTCACACCACTCAATGGCAGGTACCATGCCTCAAAGCCTTTGAGGTATAACAATCTCAAATTAAATTCCTAAACGCAACTGAGAACTTCATGGGAGGAGGACCATCAATATAAACTATAAATGGCAATAAACTGTACCAGGATACCAGCCTGCTTATGCAAAAAATCTGGCATCTTCCACTGATTCCAGAGACTTAGGAATCCATAATTTTGTTGGTATCGCTGAGGTAGTTTTGCTCCAGGATCATTCTATAAAGAGTGTTTGAATGGTCTAACCTAGGGCTTGGCCCTGATGGTTCACCCAACCCACTTTGGCGGAGAACTTCCTGCAGGGGCTGGAATTCTAGGCCCAGCTCCTGCGTATCCCCAGATGTTAGCCTAGCACTTAACATAGCAAACTCCCTATGCCTTCAggtcattttctcaaaacatcAGCCAGTTCCTACAATGACGACAAAATCCCTCTATTTGCTGCTAAGTGATGTAAATCTTAATTCATCAAAAGAGGGGATAATAATGATCCtctatgaattttattttaacagttatttttctctttcttctccctGTCTGAGTGTCTAAGAACCTTGTCTCTTGATCTGAGCCTTCTTAAACCGTAATGCTTCTATGCATTATGGAGAATAATCAATGTTGCACAACGCCTAAACTGGAAAGAAATGAGctatttacttaaaaaaaatgtaaacaaCAATCTAGGAAATTCCCTAATATGCAACAGGgtataaaaatataagcatTTTGATGCATGAGCAAATAACATGAACAAAAAGCAACTAAACCACTGACCTCAGCACACTGCTcttcaatttcatgttttagtttcaGAACATACTCACTGCTCAGATCAATATTATTCAGGGCCGTAGCTATCTCGGTCCCAGTCTTTTGAACGCCAACACCACCTAAGAACAACTTTGCCCCTAGATTTGGTTCTCTTATTTTCTGTTGCAAAGCTTCATAGTATTCATTATTCAGTAAACTACTAGCACCACTCAGTACTGCAACCACAGAGCTAATACTTGAAGTAGAAATTGCCCTTCGCAAGCAGCTTTGcaaaacataaaacacatCATCCACCATTGAAGTAGTAAGGCTATCAGGTACATGCTCATCTATCCGTATCGCTTTCCTCACATTTTCCACCATAAAGAATCCCTCTAAAATCACATAAAATCCAGTAACATCTTGAGCAACTTTGCTAAAGCTTCCTGTCCTAAAAGCTTTTGTGGCCCGTGGGACTAAATCTGGATCCACAGTAGTCATCCCCTTGATCTTCGAAACCATATATTCTGTGTAATCTTCACCAAGTTGCATCAACGACAATATTTCTTCTAAATACAACTCAATCTCTCTGGGATTGGGTCCTTCCGGTGCTCCAACAGCTAACAAATTATTATTCTGAGCATTGATCTCAGAGGACAACTTAGCCAATTTTCTATATTCCATATATTTTTTCAAGATCAAAGAACCCCTTGAATCACATTCCTCTTGTAACTCAAAAATACCATACACCACTCCATCTTCTCCACAAAGACTCCTTAAAATCTCATCATTTTCCTCAACAGCCAACACGATATCTTTAAAAAAGTTAGTCAAACACCCAACAAAATTGACCTGATTATTCTGATCCTGTCCATGACTTTGTTCCATCAACTCAACCAAATGCTCATACTCTAACCTAGATCTCATCCCAATCACTTTCTTCAAATACCCAACATAAACTTGCAACCCTTCTTCCTCAAGCCCCAACGGCGAATAAAGCTTAATAAATCTCAAAATTGTAGGATGATCCCTCTGATCCACGGCTGccatcaattttttctttacgATCCCTTCCAGTTGCTTCTTTGACGCTAACAACTGTTCCCTTTGGTCCGATCCGGAATCCTTAAACTTATTATCAATCTCCAAAAATGTCCTCACATACTCGGTGGCTGACTCGTAATCTTCAGCGTCGAAAGCGCTTTTCACGCCGTCGATGCAATTTCCTCTCTCTACAATGGCGTCGATGCGGAGGAGCGTGGAGTTTACGCGTGACTGAGCGAGGTCGAGCTCCCGGACCTTGCTGCTGACTTGGTCGGCGAGGTCACAGGAGGCGGTGATGTTGGAGAGCATGTGGTCGGATTCGGCCTTGACAATGTCGAGAACGTCGGCGGATCTTTGGAGGTTGTTGAGGATCTTGTCGAGGTCAGAGCGTTGGGAGAGGAGGGTGTCGAGGTCGACATCGAGGGCTCGTAGGTAAGCGATGCACTCGTGGAGGAGACGCGTCATGGCTCCGACGTCGGTAAGGGAGCGGACATGGTTGAGGGCCTCGGGAGTCCCGAATTTgatggaggatgtggaggtgTCGTCGTGCTGCTCCGTTGATTCGGGGGTTTTCGGGACGGAGCCGTTCGGGGTTGACGGCATTTCCTTCCTTAAAAAAGACAATTGCAAGCAAACGGAGATTCAGATTCAGATTCAGATTTGAGGTTTCAGTGGTTTTACAGATTTTTCACGGCCAGAGAGAGCGACTCGAAGAGAGGCAGACCTATGCAGTACCCACCCCCtgccaaaattaaaatgtaaataaatttgttttaatatttttatacattatttattctctcattctattctattaatattgaatataacaattttatgttttatatttagtcTTCACTTGGcctaatttattaataattttattcaattacagatcaaattttttcaaaaaaaaaaaaactaaattagaTTTTTCTATACTCACATTTTACCTTTCGATAACACAAAAAGTTATGAgaacaactattttttttcaaattcatctttttgtttggtttaattttttttctatttttttcctttatttagATTGCTACCTATGGAGGATGGGgtaaattcttttctctttatttaatttattttattacttttacttagtgtaaaattattttattttattgatatctttcacaataaaatttataattttatgtagTAAAATTGAGTCTTTAtgttttgtcttttatttattaaaaattaaaatattatcaaataatttttcacttcttacaaattttatgtactaaaattttcaaatactGTTTTAAGTTTTCAGCTCTACTTAACAACATTTAAGTTAAGGATAACAAATCTAAAGAGAAGATGAAACAAATAAGtcacttaatttaattgagcAAATCTCATGTGAAAGATAGCCCAACTTCCCTTAGAAAAACTTAAGCAATAAAAGAGACACTAGGTTTGAACTAAGGACCAAATGAAATTACGTGAAATGATAAAGGATGTAAaacctgaccttataaaatacttgtcatggcATGCATGTGATGGATAAAATATTTGCATGCTAGAAGAGTCTcgaaaaaatttacaaaaatcggtattgtacctagaggtacaacaaagttgatttaagcctcgaactagatcaaatagagattttaaggtgaaattgaaaatttaaaagccccagaatgatttaatatgatgattaggagtttgaggatcaatttggagtcaaattgaaaatttcactatctaggggtaaaatggtaattttaccacttgAGGACAAAAACGGGAAAgttttcaaagattttgatcacatttgacttattggagtatgatttgaggttgagaagtgaaaaatt
It includes:
- the LOC18595586 gene encoding conserved oligomeric Golgi complex subunit 4; translation: MPSTPNGSVPKTPESTEQHDDTSTSSIKFGTPEALNHVRSLTDVGAMTRLLHECIAYLRALDVDLDTLLSQRSDLDKILNNLQRSADVLDIVKAESDHMLSNITASCDLADQVSSKVRELDLAQSRVNSTLLRIDAIVERGNCIDGVKSAFDAEDYESATEYVRTFLEIDNKFKDSGSDQREQLLASKKQLEGIVKKKLMAAVDQRDHPTILRFIKLYSPLGLEEEGLQVYVGYLKKVIGMRSRLEYEHLVELMEQSHGQDQNNQVNFVGCLTNFFKDIVLAVEENDEILRSLCGEDGVVYGIFELQEECDSRGSLILKKYMEYRKLAKLSSEINAQNNNLLAVGAPEGPNPREIELYLEEILSLMQLGEDYTEYMVSKIKGMTTVDPDLVPRATKAFRTGSFSKVAQDVTGFYVILEGFFMVENVRKAIRIDEHVPDSLTTSMVDDVFYVLQSCLRRAISTSSISSVVAVLSGASSLLNNEYYEALQQKIREPNLGAKLFLGGVGVQKTGTEIATALNNIDLSSEYVLKLKHEIEEQCAEVFPAPAEREKVKSCLSELADLSNTFKQALNAGMEQLVTTVTPRIRPVLDSVATISYELSESEYADNEVNDPWVQRLLHAVEINVAWLQSLMTANNYDSFVHLVIDFIVKRLEVIMMQKRFSQLGGLQLDRDTRALVSHFSGMTQRTVRDKFARLTQMATILNLEKVSEILDFWGENSGPMTWRLTPAEVRRVLSLRVDFKPEAIAALKL